A part of Miscanthus floridulus cultivar M001 chromosome 6, ASM1932011v1, whole genome shotgun sequence genomic DNA contains:
- the LOC136457432 gene encoding protein FLOWERINGUS T 1-like has product MLSMSTTSRDSLVLGRVVGDVVDPFSPTVALRVSYNGRRLINGSDLRPSAVAARPRVEIGGTDFSQSYTLVMVDPDAPNPSNPTLREYLHWLVTDIPGTTEIEHGREVICYESPRPPAGIHRVVFVLFQQMVRGSVDQPPLLRHNFCTRNFAVDHGLGAPVAAAFFTCQPEGGTGGRRHVLRQPRTSPAS; this is encoded by the exons ATGCTCTCGATGTCGACGACGTCAAGGGACAGCCTGGTGCTGGGGCGGGTGGTCGGCGACGTGGTGGACCCGTTCTCGCCGACGGTGGCGCTCCGGGTCTCCTACAACGGCCGGCGCCTCATCAACGGCTCCGACCTCCGGCCGTCGGCGGTGGCAGCAAGGCCTCGCGTCGAGATCGGGGGCACCGATTTCAGCCAGTCCTACACGCTT GTTATGGTGGATCCTGACGCTCCCAACCCGAGCAATCCGACGTTGAGGGAGTATTTGCATTG GTTGGTGACAGATATTCCTGGGACAACTGAAATTGAACATG GTCGCGAGGTGATATGCTACGAGAGCCCTCGGCCGCCGGCGGGGATCCACCGCGTGGTGTTCGTGCTCTTCCAGCAGATGGTGCGCGGCTCCGTCGACCAGCCGCCGCTTCTCCGCCACAACTTCTGCACCCGCAACTTCGCTGTCGACCACGGCCTGGGCGCCCCCGTCGCCGCCGCCTTCTTCACCTGCCAGCCCGAGGGTGGCACCGGCGGCCGCCGCCACGTCCTCCGCCAGCCAAGGACATCGCCGGCGTCCTAG